A region from the Thermanaeromonas toyohensis ToBE genome encodes:
- a CDS encoding metal-dependent hydrolase: MLYRTHFAAGLCTGFLIAAKTGGDVGPVVLASAVGALLPDIDQPRSYIGRKVPVSYGAYLVAGHRGLFHSLVGAVGIALLALVALQKWTPAHSFLWLSLAAGYLSHLALDTLNPSGVPWLWPLKLRASIPLVRTGSVWERLFVSLPLYLVVAFMAMPALKGTMLDLVRAGRNFAKVFQLRF; the protein is encoded by the coding sequence GTGCTTTATAGAACGCATTTTGCAGCCGGTCTCTGTACCGGCTTTCTTATTGCCGCGAAAACGGGTGGGGATGTTGGTCCAGTAGTACTGGCGTCAGCGGTGGGGGCCCTGTTGCCAGACATAGACCAGCCCCGGTCATATATAGGGCGAAAGGTCCCCGTGTCCTACGGGGCATACCTGGTAGCGGGGCACCGTGGGTTGTTCCATTCGCTGGTTGGGGCAGTTGGAATTGCCCTGCTTGCTTTGGTGGCCCTCCAGAAATGGACGCCAGCCCACAGTTTTTTATGGCTCTCTCTGGCAGCTGGTTACCTGTCGCACCTGGCGCTGGATACTCTTAATCCCAGCGGTGTCCCGTGGCTGTGGCCCCTGAAGCTAAGGGCGAGCATACCGCTGGTGAGGACCGGAAGCGTATGGGAGAGACTTTTTGTGAGCCTGCCTCTTTACTTGGTGGTAGCGTTCATGGCTATGCCAGCGTTAAAAGGAACTATGTTGGATTTGGTTCGGGCTGGCAGGAATTTTGCAAAAGTGTTCCAGTTACGCTTTTGA